A genomic region of Streptomyces rimosus contains the following coding sequences:
- a CDS encoding sigma-70 family RNA polymerase sigma factor gives MPRRTQELRNKVRKDVRELGTTLDGRSPTVTQVAEHACLAEEDVTQGLEALESYRSLSLDVALDRRADNDDYTLMDTLGGADSRFGLIEDREAVKPALAMLPERERRILYWRFFEDMTQSAIAAELDLSQMHVSRRITRALARVRAEVEQNAEQEYGAAA, from the coding sequence GTGCCCCGGCGTACCCAGGAACTGCGCAACAAGGTCCGCAAGGACGTACGGGAACTGGGCACCACCTTGGACGGCAGGTCGCCGACCGTGACGCAGGTCGCCGAACACGCCTGCCTGGCCGAGGAAGACGTCACGCAAGGGCTGGAGGCGCTGGAGAGCTACCGGTCGCTGTCGCTGGACGTGGCCCTGGACCGCAGGGCCGACAACGACGACTACACCCTCATGGACACCCTCGGCGGTGCCGACAGCCGCTTCGGGCTCATCGAGGACCGCGAAGCGGTCAAGCCCGCGCTGGCCATGCTGCCCGAACGGGAGCGCCGCATCCTGTACTGGCGGTTCTTCGAGGACATGACGCAAAGCGCGATCGCCGCAGAGCTGGATCTGTCCCAGATGCACGTCTCACGCCGGATCACCCGGGCGCTGGCCCGGGTGCGGGCCGAGGTGGAGCAGAACGCGGAGCAGGAGTACGGGGCTGCGGCGTGA